From one Betaproteobacteria bacterium genomic stretch:
- a CDS encoding polysaccharide pyruvyl transferase family protein codes for MLITEGWDELVLSLEDVGRLGGPIKFVPNPGNPGDALIAAATWQLFDALKLSPRVTRIEGIGARDVAIYGGGGALVPEYPTCARFIERCLDVNVRAAIVLSNSVRGHEELLQRLDPRFTIVCRDSASFAHARATARNARVLMAPDLALRLDVEAVTARCSLPSVRARFLRAMTLRAESVVKGQGVRYCRWRHALSRLQIPDNGRLDILRTDKEATSPNRGDASWDISDLYGSNFRPRSEAEFIARDMLNFVQRAKAVRTDRLHVGIAAALVGCPVTYLDNSYGKIKAIYDTSLVDIPTIAFEH; via the coding sequence GTGCTCATAACCGAAGGCTGGGACGAACTGGTGCTAAGCCTGGAAGACGTCGGCAGGCTGGGCGGCCCCATCAAGTTCGTTCCGAACCCTGGCAATCCCGGCGATGCGCTCATTGCCGCTGCGACGTGGCAGCTCTTCGATGCGCTGAAACTGTCGCCGCGGGTGACACGCATCGAGGGGATCGGTGCGCGGGACGTGGCCATCTATGGTGGTGGAGGTGCGCTCGTGCCGGAGTATCCAACATGCGCACGCTTCATCGAGCGCTGCCTCGACGTCAACGTACGTGCCGCCATAGTGTTGTCGAACTCAGTTCGAGGTCACGAAGAACTCCTGCAGCGACTGGATCCGCGGTTCACGATCGTGTGCCGTGATTCGGCTTCGTTTGCGCACGCCCGCGCGACGGCCCGCAATGCCCGTGTATTGATGGCGCCAGACTTGGCGCTGCGTCTCGATGTCGAAGCCGTCACGGCGCGTTGCTCGCTGCCGTCCGTGCGTGCCAGATTCCTGCGAGCGATGACTCTGCGAGCGGAGTCGGTCGTGAAAGGGCAGGGCGTGCGTTACTGCCGATGGCGGCACGCATTGTCGAGACTGCAGATCCCTGATAACGGCCGACTCGACATCCTGCGCACGGACAAAGAGGCCACCTCACCCAACCGGGGTGACGCGAGTTGGGACATCAGCGATCTGTATGGGTCGAACTTCCGACCACGAAGCGAAGCCGAGTTCATCGCGCGGGATATGCTGAACTTTGTTCAGCGCGCAAAGGCCGTGCGCACCGATCGGCTGCACGTTGGCATCGCGGCAGCGCTGGTTGGATGTCCGGTCACCTACCTGGACAACTCATACGGGAAGATTAAGGCGATCTACGACACGTCGCTCGTCGATATTCCCACCATTGCTTTCGAGCACTAG